In a genomic window of Erigeron canadensis isolate Cc75 chromosome 5, C_canadensis_v1, whole genome shotgun sequence:
- the LOC122601865 gene encoding protein LIGHT-DEPENDENT SHORT HYPOCOTYLS 4-like, translated as MEKYHSFSIDHHHVVIPQVQEVESIITTNDNNMLLLSPSTTTTSSSSSSTSNTSPATTLSRYENQKRRDWNTFGQYLRNHRPPLTLSRCSGAHVLEFLRYLDQFGKTKVHTQLCPFYGHPNPPAPCPCPLRQAWGSLDALIGRLRAAFEENGGKPETNPFGARAVRLYLREVRDSQAKARGISYEKKKRKRPPQLPPPPPPPPSSQLPPHHLS; from the coding sequence atggaaaagtATCACTCTTTTAGCATAGATCATCATCATGTAGTAATTCCACAAGTACAAGAAGTTGAGTCAATAATCACCACAAATGACAACAACATGCTGTTATTAAGCCCATCCACAACAACGacatcttcatcatcctctTCCACTTCCAATACATCTCCGGCCACCACTCTCAGCCGCTACGAGAACCAAAAACGCCGTGACTGGAACACCTTCGGTCAATACCTCCGAAACCACCGGCCACCGTTGACTCTATCCCGGTGTAGCGGTGCACATGTCCTTGAATTTCTAAGGTACTTGGACCAGTTTGGCAAGACAAAAGTTCACACACAACTTTGTCCGTTTTACGGTCACCCTAATCCACCAGCACCCTGCCCGTGTCCTCTTCGACAAGCGTGGGGCAGCCTTGATGCACTCATTGGTCGTCTTCGGGCAGCTTTTGAAGAAAACGGTGGGAAGCCGGAAACCAACCCATTTGGTGCACGTGCTGTTAGGCTTTATTTACGTGAAGTTAGGGATTCTCAAGCTAAAGCTAGAGGGATTAGctatgaaaaaaagaaaagaaaacggCCGCCGCAGCTTCCACCGCCGCCTCCTCCTCCTCCGTCGTCGCAGCTGCCACCGCATCATCTTTCTTGA